In the genome of Deinococcus yavapaiensis KR-236, the window GGGCTTGGGCCTGGGGTGGAGCTTGGCCGCCGCGCGAAGTTGGCGCGAGCGGAGGGCCGTCCTCGAAGAGCCGAGGTGACGACGCGCGATCTTGGCCGTCTCTCGCCCACGGGTGGCCAAGCTTCGCCGCCTCAATGCCGAGCTAGGTCGGTTCTCTTCTTGAGCAGTGTCACCGATCGCCTGTCGCGGTACCGATGGCTGAACGGCGTGAACGGCGGGTACGAACGCATCTCGTGGGGGCGTGGCAATCACGCCGCTCGCGAAGGCGGCGTGCAAGAGTTTTGTGATACGCCGTCAGAACAATTGAAGGTAGTGAAGACCGATGCTTCCCGGCGCGTTCTGTCCCACGTGGTCCCGGTCCTGGGGTGGGGGGTGTATTACGCCACGTTCCCCGCCATCCTCGCGGGGCTCGGAGAGGCGGCGCCCGCCATCGCGTACCTGATCGTGGCGCTCGCCGCGTGGCTCGGTGGAATGCGCATGGGCGTGCTGCACGGTCTGCTGAGCTTGCCGATCCTGATCGCGGGGTACGCACGCACGCCCGACTGGACGCTCGACGTGCACGTGCTGCTCACGACGGGCACGGCAAGTACGCTCGTGGCGGTGTTGCTCGGCTTGTTGATCGGGCACCTCAAGGATCTACGCGAAGAACTCGCGCGTCAAGCACGCACGGACGCCCTCACGGGCCTCCTGAACCGCGCGGCGTTC includes:
- a CDS encoding diguanylate cyclase domain-containing protein yields the protein MSSVTDRLSRYRWLNGVNGGYERISWGRGNHAAREGGVQEFCDTPSEQLKVVKTDASRRVLSHVVPVLGWGVYYATFPAILAGLGEAAPAIAYLIVALAAWLGGMRMGVLHGLLSLPILIAGYARTPDWTLDVHVLLTTGTASTLVAVLLGLLIGHLKDLREELARQARTDALTGLLNRAAFMRDLDRALGYARRKGTNVAVAIVDLDRFKNINDTHGHDVGDEVLQLLGRRMRSELAPLGTWARLGGDEFLVRLTDPRHAEDAPGVIRNTLEAPLHLRGMILQVGASVGVSVYSGDGDATSLLRTADQVMYGMKRADQP